Proteins encoded in a region of the Streptomyces sp. NBC_00310 genome:
- the hemE gene encoding uroporphyrinogen decarboxylase, which yields MSANASPSGHQPTATYNSAFLKACRREPVPHTPVWFMRQAGRSLPEYLKVREGIGMLESCMRPELVTEITLQPVRRHHVDAAIYFSDIVVPLKAIGIDLDIKPGVGPVVEKPIRSRADLAQLRDLTPEDVSYVTEAIGLLTAELGETPLIGFAGAPFTLASYLVEGGPSRTYENAKAMMYGDPELWADLLDRLAEITAAFLRVQIEAGASAVQLFDSWAGALAPADYRRSVLPASAKVFRAVESYGVPRIHFGVGTGELLGLMGEAGADVVGVDWRVPLDEAARRVGPGKALQGNLDPTVLFAGTEAVETKTREVLDTATGLEGHIFNLGHGVMPSTDPDALTRLVEYVHTRTVR from the coding sequence GTGAGTGCCAACGCCAGCCCCTCGGGCCACCAGCCGACCGCCACGTACAACTCCGCCTTCCTGAAGGCGTGCAGGCGCGAGCCCGTGCCGCACACACCGGTGTGGTTCATGCGGCAGGCCGGGCGCTCGCTCCCCGAGTACCTGAAGGTGCGCGAGGGCATCGGGATGCTGGAGTCGTGCATGCGGCCCGAGCTGGTCACGGAGATCACCCTCCAGCCGGTCCGCCGGCACCACGTGGACGCGGCGATCTACTTCAGCGACATCGTCGTCCCGCTCAAGGCCATCGGTATCGACCTCGACATCAAGCCCGGCGTCGGCCCGGTCGTCGAGAAGCCGATCCGCAGCCGCGCCGACCTCGCCCAGCTGCGCGACCTGACCCCCGAGGACGTCTCCTACGTCACCGAGGCGATCGGGCTGCTCACCGCCGAGCTCGGCGAGACCCCCCTCATCGGCTTCGCCGGCGCCCCCTTCACCCTCGCCAGCTACCTCGTCGAGGGCGGCCCGTCCCGCACGTACGAGAACGCCAAGGCGATGATGTACGGCGACCCCGAGCTGTGGGCGGACCTGCTCGACCGCCTCGCCGAGATCACGGCCGCGTTCCTCAGGGTCCAGATCGAGGCGGGCGCCTCGGCCGTCCAGCTCTTCGACTCCTGGGCCGGCGCCCTCGCCCCGGCGGACTACCGCCGCTCGGTGCTGCCCGCCTCGGCGAAGGTCTTCCGGGCCGTCGAGTCGTACGGCGTCCCGCGCATCCACTTCGGCGTCGGCACCGGCGAGCTGCTGGGCCTCATGGGCGAGGCCGGGGCGGACGTCGTCGGCGTCGACTGGCGCGTCCCCCTCGACGAGGCCGCCCGCCGCGTCGGCCCCGGCAAGGCGCTCCAGGGCAACCTCGACCCGACCGTCCTGTTCGCCGGCACGGAGGCCGTCGAGACCAAGACCCGCGAGGTCCTCGACACCGCCACCGGCCTGGAGGGCCACATCTTCAACCTCGGCCACGGCGTCATGCCCAGCACCGACCCGGACGCCCTGACCCGTCTCGTGGAGTACGTCCACACGCGGACCGTGCGCTAG
- a CDS encoding IS630 family transposase, whose translation MGDNRLEPLVLSEAERLTLQGWAKRRTTAQGLAKRARIVLACADGLSNTAVAARLETDRKTVARWRARFLRDRLDGLSDEPRPGVPRTITDAQVEQVVVRTLEEVPAGATHWSKRELARRVGISPSSVLRIWRAFGLQPWRTENFKISPDPLLIDKIRDVVGLYLAPPANAVVFAVDEKPQIQALERTAPVLPMVPGTPERRSFDYVRHGTIDLFAALNIATGKVIGKLSAQHRAVDFRGFLDEIDRQTEHGLTVHVICDNLSAHKAPAVHEWLLAHPRFHLHFTPTYSSWINQVERWFAELERRCLERGVFCSLDELKTALEDWIKTWNEDARPFKWTKTADQIIDRICRYCDRISGPAH comes from the coding sequence ATGGGGGACAACAGGCTGGAGCCGCTGGTGTTGTCCGAAGCCGAGCGGCTGACGTTGCAGGGGTGGGCCAAGCGCCGAACTACAGCGCAGGGCCTGGCGAAGCGGGCACGGATCGTGCTCGCGTGTGCCGACGGGCTGAGCAATACCGCGGTGGCCGCCCGGCTGGAGACCGACCGCAAGACGGTGGCCCGGTGGCGGGCCCGGTTCCTGCGTGACCGGCTGGACGGTCTGAGCGACGAGCCGCGCCCGGGGGTGCCACGCACCATCACCGATGCCCAGGTGGAACAAGTGGTGGTGCGCACCTTGGAAGAGGTCCCGGCCGGGGCGACGCACTGGTCGAAGCGTGAGCTGGCCAGGCGGGTGGGGATCTCGCCGTCAAGTGTGCTGCGGATCTGGCGGGCATTCGGGCTACAGCCGTGGCGCACGGAGAACTTCAAGATCTCCCCGGATCCGCTGCTGATCGACAAGATCCGGGACGTGGTGGGCCTGTATCTGGCGCCGCCGGCGAACGCGGTGGTGTTCGCGGTGGACGAGAAGCCGCAGATCCAGGCCCTGGAACGGACAGCGCCTGTGCTGCCGATGGTGCCCGGCACGCCGGAGCGGCGCAGCTTCGACTACGTCCGGCACGGCACCATCGACCTGTTCGCGGCGCTGAACATCGCCACGGGGAAGGTGATCGGGAAGCTGTCCGCACAGCACCGGGCGGTCGACTTCCGCGGCTTCCTCGACGAGATCGACCGCCAGACCGAGCACGGCCTGACGGTCCACGTGATCTGCGACAACCTCTCTGCCCACAAGGCGCCGGCGGTGCACGAGTGGCTGCTCGCGCACCCACGGTTCCATCTGCACTTCACACCCACGTACTCGTCGTGGATCAATCAGGTCGAGCGATGGTTCGCCGAACTGGAGCGGCGCTGCCTCGAACGAGGTGTGTTCTGCTCCCTCGACGAACTCAAGACCGCGCTCGAAGACTGGATCAAGACCTGGAACGAAGACGCCAGGCCGTTCAAGTGGACCAAGACCGCCGACCAGATCATCGACCGGATCTGCCGCTACTGCGACAGGATCTCCGGACCAGCTCACTAG
- a CDS encoding NAD(P)/FAD-dependent oxidoreductase, with translation MSRTDPRDLLIVGASLAGLRTAEALRAQGFPGTLTIVGDEPHHPYDRPPLSKQVLTSDGRPPGTALPSSGDLDARWLLGRPAVGLDERTRTVTLSDGSRLPFDGLLIATGSTARGWPSDRPAPPRGVVTLRGRDDALALRAELVPGRRLVVVGAGFLGGEIAAAARGRGLHVTLVEAGSQPLERAIGAAGGAYMAALHREAGIDLRTGTTVTDFRSSADGRIAGVRLSDGTELPADSAVLALGAVPATGWLAGSALAVEGGVRCDPYLRVLRPDGTVVPDVVAAGDVAKVPQPLADGEALALGHWTNAVEHAATAAHTLLNPAAPQPYRGVPSFWSDLHAVKIRSVGLPAAADEAHVVEYDLEARRLEIAYHRAGRLVGALTIGRTSRLAAYRNALRHPLEERPRTAA, from the coding sequence GTGAGCCGCACCGACCCCCGCGACCTGCTGATCGTGGGTGCCTCCCTGGCCGGCCTGCGGACCGCCGAGGCCCTGCGCGCCCAGGGCTTCCCCGGGACGCTGACCATCGTCGGCGACGAACCTCACCACCCCTACGACCGTCCGCCCCTGTCGAAGCAGGTGCTGACCTCCGACGGGCGGCCCCCCGGCACCGCACTGCCGTCGTCCGGGGACCTCGATGCCCGCTGGCTCCTCGGCCGGCCGGCGGTCGGCCTCGATGAGCGCACGAGGACCGTCACCCTGTCCGACGGGTCTCGCCTGCCGTTCGACGGGCTCCTCATCGCGACCGGTTCGACCGCGCGCGGCTGGCCCTCGGACCGACCGGCACCGCCGCGGGGTGTGGTCACCCTCCGCGGCCGGGACGACGCGCTGGCGCTGCGGGCCGAACTCGTGCCGGGGCGTCGGCTCGTCGTCGTCGGGGCGGGTTTCCTCGGCGGCGAGATCGCGGCCGCCGCCCGTGGCCGGGGTCTGCACGTCACTCTGGTCGAGGCGGGCTCCCAGCCACTGGAACGTGCCATCGGCGCCGCGGGCGGCGCGTACATGGCCGCGCTGCACCGCGAGGCGGGCATCGACCTGCGCACCGGCACCACGGTCACGGACTTCCGCTCGTCCGCCGACGGCCGGATCGCCGGCGTCCGGCTCTCGGACGGCACCGAACTGCCCGCCGACAGTGCCGTGCTCGCCCTCGGAGCGGTCCCCGCGACCGGCTGGCTGGCCGGCTCCGCCCTCGCGGTCGAGGGCGGGGTGCGCTGCGATCCGTATCTGCGCGTCCTGCGCCCCGACGGGACGGTCGTGCCCGATGTGGTCGCCGCCGGAGACGTCGCCAAGGTGCCGCAACCGCTGGCCGACGGTGAGGCGCTGGCGCTGGGCCACTGGACCAACGCCGTGGAACACGCGGCCACCGCCGCGCACACGCTCCTCAACCCGGCGGCACCGCAGCCCTACAGGGGCGTGCCGTCCTTCTGGTCGGACCTGCACGCCGTCAAGATCCGCTCGGTCGGTCTGCCGGCCGCGGCGGACGAGGCCCACGTCGTCGAGTACGACCTCGAAGCCCGCCGCCTCGAAATCGCCTACCACCGGGCGGGCCGACTCGTCGGAGCCCTGACCATCGGCCGGACGAGCCGCCTCGCGGCCTACCGCAACGCGCTGCGGCACCCCCTGGAGGAGCGGCCGCGGACCGCCGCCTGA
- a CDS encoding ferredoxin, protein MQITVDMSLCESHGQCVFAAPEIFSFDDEDYLVYDAGPSEALRDKAEKAAAVCPVRAVTVGPAAS, encoded by the coding sequence ATGCAGATCACCGTGGACATGAGCCTCTGTGAGAGCCACGGGCAGTGCGTCTTCGCGGCGCCCGAGATCTTCTCCTTCGACGACGAGGACTACCTCGTGTACGACGCCGGTCCGTCCGAGGCCCTGCGCGACAAGGCCGAGAAGGCCGCCGCGGTCTGCCCGGTGCGAGCCGTCACCGTCGGTCCGGCCGCCTCGTGA
- a CDS encoding pyridoxamine 5'-phosphate oxidase family protein has protein sequence MATYHSGELAVQQRAALTDQARFSLGGIGDSVPAVAAAFLAEQPMIVVGSTDRAGRIWATQLTGAPGFLRVPDPRTLVIDALPLPEDPLSAVMAQAGAEGPARIGMIAIEPATRRRMRMNGTAVRDGGGLRVDLDQVIANCPKYIQKRDHHTLPPSEEARAAGARTVTDGTELSAAQHRAVSTADTFFIATASDRGDADASHRGGNPGFVRVLSPTLLRWPDYVGNAMFLTLGNLMLNPAAGLVVPDWETGSTLQLTGTTRIVWDAEEIARVPGAQRLVEFSVEAVREISAASPLRWTAPGYSRFNPPVA, from the coding sequence GTGGCTACCTATCACAGCGGTGAACTCGCGGTGCAGCAGCGTGCGGCCCTCACCGACCAGGCACGCTTCTCCCTCGGCGGCATCGGCGACTCCGTCCCCGCCGTCGCGGCGGCATTCCTCGCCGAGCAGCCGATGATCGTCGTGGGGAGCACCGATCGCGCGGGCCGGATCTGGGCCACCCAACTGACGGGGGCACCCGGGTTCCTCCGGGTGCCCGACCCCCGCACCCTCGTCATCGACGCGCTCCCGCTCCCCGAGGACCCGCTGTCGGCGGTCATGGCGCAGGCCGGGGCCGAAGGTCCGGCCAGGATCGGGATGATCGCCATCGAGCCCGCCACCCGGCGCCGGATGCGGATGAACGGCACGGCCGTCCGGGACGGGGGCGGCCTGCGCGTCGACCTCGACCAGGTCATCGCCAACTGCCCCAAGTACATACAGAAGCGCGACCACCACACCCTGCCGCCGAGCGAGGAGGCGAGGGCGGCCGGAGCCCGTACCGTCACCGACGGCACGGAACTCAGCGCCGCCCAGCACCGGGCGGTGAGCACCGCGGACACCTTCTTCATCGCCACCGCCTCCGACCGGGGCGACGCGGACGCCTCGCACCGCGGCGGGAACCCCGGCTTCGTACGGGTTCTCTCCCCGACGCTGCTGCGCTGGCCCGACTACGTGGGGAACGCCATGTTCCTCACGCTCGGCAACCTGATGCTCAACCCGGCCGCGGGCCTCGTCGTCCCCGACTGGGAGACGGGTTCCACGCTCCAACTGACCGGCACCACCCGCATCGTGTGGGACGCCGAGGAGATCGCGCGGGTCCCCGGCGCGCAGCGCCTGGTGGAGTTCTCCGTCGAGGCCGTACGGGAGATCTCCGCGGCCTCGCCCCTGCGCTGGACGGCGCCCGGCTACTCCCGCTTCAACCCGCCGGTGGCCTGA
- a CDS encoding VOC family protein yields MSKAPNLQTGHVGLNVTDMDRSLPFYREVFDFDVLAEGKDEGRRWAFLGRDSRLLVTLWQQSDTPFAADRAGLHHLSFQVDTIEEVRATEEVLRGLGAEFSYDGVVPHGESATSGGIFFTDPDGIRLEIYAPTGADPADAPTTGAPTCGFF; encoded by the coding sequence ATGAGCAAGGCACCCAACCTGCAAACCGGTCACGTCGGACTGAACGTCACCGACATGGACCGCTCGCTGCCGTTCTACCGCGAGGTCTTCGACTTCGACGTGCTGGCCGAGGGCAAGGACGAGGGCCGCCGCTGGGCCTTCCTCGGCCGCGACTCCCGCCTGCTCGTCACCCTCTGGCAGCAGAGCGACACCCCCTTCGCCGCGGACCGGGCCGGCCTGCATCACCTCTCCTTCCAGGTCGACACCATCGAAGAGGTCAGGGCCACCGAAGAGGTGCTGCGCGGCCTGGGCGCCGAGTTCAGCTACGACGGCGTCGTGCCGCACGGCGAGAGCGCCACCTCCGGCGGCATCTTCTTCACCGACCCCGACGGCATCCGCCTGGAGATCTACGCCCCCACCGGAGCCGACCCGGCCGACGCTCCCACCACCGGCGCGCCGACCTGCGGCTTCTTCTAG
- a CDS encoding CGNR zinc finger domain-containing protein, with product MSSPIEADPRPLTGEPLSIDLLNTRWIDAEGRHDLLDSVAGLAVWLGSPPVRQSLGDRPVPADESTLDRLLGARAALDRAVTDPDRPTPAAVTALNDVLAHGLVRHLLRPDGRPDTVVEVEAPSWLPAWSAAEDFLRLLADRPDRIRPCANDACVLHFYDVSKNGTRRWCSMAGCGNRAKARRHYARHSPL from the coding sequence GTGTCGTCACCCATCGAGGCCGACCCCCGGCCGCTGACCGGTGAGCCCCTTTCCATCGACCTGCTCAACACCCGGTGGATCGACGCCGAGGGGCGCCACGACCTGCTCGACTCCGTCGCGGGCCTGGCGGTGTGGCTGGGCAGCCCACCGGTCCGCCAGAGCCTCGGCGACCGTCCCGTACCGGCCGACGAGAGCACGCTGGACCGGCTCCTCGGGGCGCGCGCCGCCCTGGACCGGGCCGTCACCGACCCGGACCGTCCGACGCCGGCCGCCGTGACCGCCCTCAACGACGTCCTGGCGCACGGCCTGGTCCGCCACCTGCTGCGCCCCGACGGCCGACCGGACACCGTGGTCGAGGTGGAGGCGCCGTCCTGGCTGCCGGCCTGGTCGGCGGCCGAGGACTTCCTGCGGCTGCTCGCCGACCGCCCCGACCGGATACGGCCCTGCGCCAACGACGCCTGCGTGCTGCACTTCTACGACGTCTCGAAGAACGGGACCCGGCGCTGGTGCTCGATGGCGGGCTGCGGCAACCGTGCCAAGGCGCGCCGCCACTACGCCCGCCACAGCCCTCTCTGA